The Fusobacterium polymorphum genome segment TCAGATTTGATGTATTCTCCATTTTGTAAATAGTCAAATTCTGTGTCATAAATCAAAGTTATTTTTACTTTTATATCTTTTTTAAAGTCAAAGAATGAAGCATCTAACTCAAATTTTTCATTTTTTTCCATCACTCCATTAAATATTTTAATATTTTCATTTTTAAAATATGATAGAATTTCAGTTGAAGTAGCCGGTATTCCATAACCTATTTCTTCCATAGATAAGTTTCTATCTGTATTCTTAGCTGAATGAATAATCAATGCCTTTAAAAGAGTAGGATTAAAGTCAGAAAAATCTTTAAAATCCTTACAAATATTTTGATAAATTATGGCAGCAAGTGATGAAATTCTTGCTGTTGCAAAACTTGTTCCAGATGATGAAGCAATATTTCCATTTCTTGAAAATGATTTTACTCCCTTCATTATCATTTCTCCATTATCTCCAAGTAATAATTCTCCACCATAACTAGCTAAATCAGGCTTTATTGTTCCCTTAGGTCCTAAACCAACTCTACTATAATTTGAAGCATATCTTTCATCATTTATAGCTCCAACAACTACTGAAAGTAGAGAGTCTGAACCATGATAAAGTTTTCCTTTTGGTAATTTTTTCATAAAATTTCCACCATTTCCACCAGATTTAAAGATAAGAACTCCATAAGTCTTTTGTAAATGGTCTAAAACTACTCCAAAATCTGAAAAAGTATCTTCTTCTATTGCTAACTTTACACTTAAAGATAAATTCCAAATTTTAACTTTTTTATGATTTTCTTTTATTGCTAAGGCTATATTTTGTAATAAGTCATCTTCTTCTATTGTTGTAGCTGATAAAACAGTTGCATCTAAAAGATAGAAACCTTCATTTTTTACCATTTCTCTATTTTCTAATTTATCTCCATATAAAGCTATTCCTGAGACAAATGTTCCATGAGTTGTACTTGTATCTTTCTTTAAAAATCTTGTATGAACTCTTTTTATCCAAGGATCTAAATATTTTATATGTGCAATACCATTATCTATAACTCCTAAAGTTATATAGTTCTTATTTTCTTCTGGATAAATAACAGGAACTTCTCCACTTTCATCATCAATTTGTAAAGGCAATGAATATATTGAAACAGGCTCAATATATTTAATAAAGTTTGAAGCCTTTTCCTGTAATATCATAATGAATTTACTGTTAATATCTATTAATTTATACATAAAAAAATCTTTAAAATATTCTGTCTTTTTATATTGAATATTGTAATCTTCTAAAATTTTTATAAAATCTTTTTCTTTTGAAATATCTGATAAACTTACTTTATAATTTGAATTTTTATCTTCTTTTGCTAGTCTTACTCTCATTTTTCCCCTACCATTCTTTATATTTTAAATAATAATTCTAAATTTTATTATAACATATATTTCTTATTTTTTAATAATAAAAAAGCAGGAACAACTGGCAGGCTGTTCCCACATAAAACCTTAATAAGCATTTTTAGATAATAATATAAATATTATTATCATAACTACTAAAAATATGAACCTTTTCACTCTTTCACCTCCTTTAACAGAGATTAAGAGGAAAAAATGACAAATAGATTATATCATTGAAATTATTATTTTTCTATGTTATAATTAGTTAACGAAAAAAATATGAATAAAAATGACAAAACAAATTAGTATCTATGGCAGTAGATACTAATTTTATTTTTCCTTAGGTTTAGTTTTTAATAATATAATATGTAGAGCAACTCCTGCCCAAATAAGAACTAACATTATTCTTAAATGTAAATTATGTACTCTATAAACTGAAAATCCCATACCACAACTTAAAAATAGTACAGCCTTTATTTTTACAGAAGTAGTTAATCCTCTACCTTCATAGTAATCTCTTAAAACTTTTCCAAAATACTTATTATTAAGTATCATATCATGGTATTTTTTAGATGATCTTTCAAAACAAAATAAAGCTACAAGTAGAAAAGGAACAGTTGGCATTACTGGAAGAAAAGCACCTACGATTCCTAATCCAACTGCTAAAAAACCAATACATATATAAATTTTTTTCTTTAAATTTTCCATAAAATCTCCTAAATTGAAATTACTGCATTTATTATATGGTTTTTTATTTTAAATTTCAAGAACTTATTTTATCAAAATATTTAAATTTCATAAGATTGACAAAAGTCTACTAAAAGAGTAAACTATTAAAGTACATATTACGTATAATAATTAGGAGGAAAAATGATACCAAAAGATGCACCTAAGGTGAGTGAAGATAAAAATATAAAAAATGTTATTGCAGTAATGAGTGGAAAAGGTGGAGTAGGAAAATCTACTGTAACTACTTTACTTGCAAAAGAGTTAAGAAAAAAAGGATATTCAGTTGGAGTTTTAGATGCAGATATAACTGGACCTAGTATTCCAAGACTTATGAATGTTAGTAATCAGAAAATGATAACTGATGGAAAAAATATGTATCCAGTTGTTACAGAAGATGGAATAGAAATTGTTTCAATAAATCTTATGATAGATGAAAATGAGCCTGTTGTATGGCGTGGACCAGTTATTGCAGGAGCTGTTATGCAATTTTGGAATGAAGTTGTTTGGAGTGATTTAGACTATCTTTTAATAGATATGCCACCTGGAACAGGAGATGTTCCTTTAACAGTTATGAAGAGTTTTAATATTAAAGGTTTAATTATGGTTTCAGTTCCACAAGATATGGTTTCTATGATAGTTACAAAGGCTATTAAAATGGCAAGAAAAATGGGTAAAAATATCATAGGTTTAATTGAAAATATGAGCTACATCACTTGTGATTGTTGTGATAATAAAATCTATTTAACAGATGAGAATGATACTCAAACTTTCTTAAAAGAAAATGATGTTGAACTTTTAGGAGAACTTCCTATGACTAAACAGATTGCAAAATTAACTAAGGGAGAAAGTGAGTACCCAGAAGAAACATTCTCTAAGATTGCAGATAGGGTTATAGAAAAAGTTAAAGAATTATAAGATAATAAAAACAACAGTTATTGCAGTAACTGTTGTTTTGCTTTTCTATGATTTCTTTTAATTTACACAGATACTTCTAGTACCTAACCTATTATAGTATTTTCTTTTTAAAAAGTCAATGATATAATGATATTGCTTTTCTAATTTTCCTTTCATCTTACTTAGCCTAATAGGAGGTGAAAAGATTGAAAAGGCTTTTAATTTACACACTGATAGTAATAATAATTTTGTTGTTATTCCTATCTAAAAATATTAGTTTAACCTTTATTTTTAATTTTTAATAAAGTTTAGATGACATTTTATGTGGAGGATTATTGCAGTAATCCTCTGCTTTTTTTATCTAAATGTAAAGTAGCTTTATTTTCTTAAAAATATTAATTGTAAAGTAATATCGTTTATACTACAATATATAATATACATTCAACTTTTGAAATGTAATAATGATGTTTAAAAAAATAGGAGGAAAAAATGAAAAAAGTATTAGTAATATCAGGACATCCAGATTTAGAAAATTCAACAGCAAATAAGGCAATAATAGAAAGTTTAACAAAGAAAATGCCAGAAATAACAATTCATAGATTAGATAAGGCTATTAAAAATGATAATTTTGATATAGAGAAAGAACAAGAGCAACTTTTACAATATGATACATATGTATTTGTATCTCCATTTCATTGGTTCTATTGCTCAAGTTTAATGAAAAAATGGATTGATAATGTTTTTAGTGAAAGCTTTTTCCAAGGAGGAAAAATTAAAGGTAAAAATATAGTTTTCTCATTTACAACAGGAGCACCTGCTGAAATATATTCACATGATGGTTTATTAAAACATACAGTTGAAGAACTTACTTTAGCTATTAGCAGTATTGCATTGTATACTGGTATGAACAAACTAGGTTATGTTGTTAGTAATGATATGAATTTTTGTACAAAAGAGCATGGTAATGAAAGATTACAAGAAGTGTTAAAAAAAGCTGAGAAACATGCAGATAAAATAATTGAATTAGTTAAGTAAATTATAAATTATGGAGTTGTTACTATGGTAAGGGAAGCAGTTAAAGAAGACTTAGATGAATTATTGAATTTATATTTATTTCTACATGAAAAAAATATTCCAAAAAAATCAGAATATTTAGAAAATACTTGGAAAACAATTATTGAAGATATAAATCATCATATTATTGTTAATGAGATAAATGGAAAGATAGTTTCATCTTGTGTTTGTGTTATTATTCCAAATTTGACAAGAAATATACGACCATATGCCCTTATTGAAAATGTAGTTACAAATGATGAATATCGTGGAAAAGGCTATGCAACAGAATGTCTTAATTATGCAAAAAAGATAGCAATTAAAAATAATTGTTATAAGATGATGCTTCTGACAGGGACAAAAAATGAAAATACAGTAGCTTTCTATAAAAGTGCTGGTTACAATAGTGATGATAAAATAGCATTTATACAGTGGCTTGAGTAATATAAATTCTAGCCAAAACAATTAAATAGTTTAAATCTAATGATTTTCAAAAAGTAAGTTCAAAAAGACTTACTTTTTTCTTTTTATAATAATAACAAATTTAAATATTATATTTTTTATAAAATATTTGTTTTTTTATTTGACAAAATATAAGATATTATTATATAATTACCTTAAAAAAGAGGGTGATAATATAAAAAAGAATAAAGCATTCTCAACTTTTGAAATAATATTGTCCATTTTAGTTTTTTCATTTTTAATGAATATTGCTTTTGTAAAATATAGGGAATTTAAAGAATTAAGAGATATAAATGAAGCTAAAACAAAAATAACAGAAGCCTTTTATTTGGTATCAACAACTTCTTTGAAACAGAAAACAAAGCAAAAATTGCAACTAGATCTCTCTGCTAAAAAGATTACAATATCAAATAAATCACTTAAAACACAAGAAATAAAACTTCCAAAAGACTTAATATATTTCCATACATATACATCAAATTTAAATAACTTAGAATTATCATTTACACAAAATGGCAATATAGCAAAGTCATTTTCAATTTATATTTTTAATAGAGCTAAAAAAGTAAGATACAAAATATCTTTTTATGGTTTTGATCGAAGTAAATTTCTAAAAATTAACAATTATCGTAAAAAGAAAAACAATGAAATATCCTATTCAAAGATATCAGATTATCACAAATCAACTAATGAAGATAGGGAAACTTTTTATAAGGATTGGAGGAAAGAATAGTGAAAAAACTAATGTTACTTTTATTATTTTTATTTATATACATACAAATTTTTCCCCTTCAATCAAAGAAAAATTTAGTTAAAATTGATATTATAGGAAAATCTGGAATAAAAAGCTATTATGTAAATTTTTCTAATGAACAGAATTTAGATAGCTTTGAAATATATGATGTGTTAAATTAAAAATAGTTCATTACTAGCCAGATTTATTAACGAATAAAAATTAAAAATTCGCTGCAAATTCAGTAAACTCACTTCGTTCAGACACACTGAGATTTGCTCGGCTCATTCTATTTAATTTTTATTCTAAAATCTGGAATGTAATTCACTTATTTTTAATACTTAAGAAGGGATAAGAAAGGAATAAAAATGGGGAATAGTTCTGAAAAAATAGAAAAATATTTTAAGAAAACTATCAATAGTACTATGAACAATAATAAAAATTCATATATTGAAGATATAGAAGAGCTATTTATCCGTGAAAATGTCAATTCTAACAAAGGAATTTTCTCAATACTGTTAGAGGCTATAAAGTTTTCAGCGAGTGATATCCATATTGAAGCATTAACAGATAAAATTAGAATAAGATATAGAATTAATGGTATTTTAAAAGAGGTTGCAGAAATTGATAAATCTTTTTTATCTTCAATAGTTTCTAAATTAAAAATTTTATCTTCTCTTGATATAGTTGAAAAAAGAAAGCCTCAAGATGGTAGATTTTCATTGAAATATAAGGGAAGAGAAATAGATTTTAGAACTTCAATTATGCCAACTATGAATGGAGAGAAAATAGTAATTAGAATTTTAGATAAATTCAACTATAACTTTACCTTAGAAGATTTATATTTGTCAGAAGAAAATAAAAAAATTTTCTATAAGGCTATAAATCAAAATACTGGAATTATTTTAGTAAATGGACCAACAGGTTCAGGGAAATCAAGTACACTATATAGTATTTTAAAATATAAAAATAGGGAAGAAGTTAATATTTCAACTGTTGAAGACCCTATTGAATATCAAATTGAAGGGATAAATCAAGTTCAATGTAGAAATGAAATAGGCTTAGGTTTTGCAACAATTTTAAGGGCATTGTTAAGACAAGATCCAGATATTTTAATGGTGGGAGAAATAAGAGATAAGGAAACAGCTGAGATTGCAGTTAAAGCTTCACTCACAGGACATTTAGTTTTTTCAACTCTCCACTCAAATGATAGTTTAGGTTGCATAAATAGGCTAGTAAATTTAGGAATTGATAACTATTTGTTGAGTTTGGTTTTACAAATGGTAGTATCTCAAAGACTTGTTAGAAAGTTATGCCCTCATTGCAAAAAAGAAGATGAAAACTACAAAGAAAAATTAAAAAGTTTAAATCTTTCAGAAGAAAAATATAAGGATATAAAATTCTATACTTCTGGGGGTTGTGAAAAATGTATGGGAACTGGTTATATAGGAAGAATACCTGTTTTTGAAATAATATATTTTGATGATATTTTAAAAGATATGTTGGCACAGAAAAAGGAGATAAAACAAAATTTTAAAACTTTACTTGATGATGCAATGGATAAGGCAAAGGAAGGTCTAACTTCCTTAGATGAGATAATGAGGCAACTATGAAAAATAAAAAAGAAAAAATTTTATTTTTTACTAATGAATTAGCAATAATGTTAAAAAGTGGACTAACTTTTACAACTGCTATTGAGATTATATTAAAAGAAGAAAAGGATAAAAATTTTAAAGATGTTTTAAAGAAAATCCATAAAAATTTAATAGCTGGAAAAAGTATTTTTGAAAGTTTTAAGAATTTTGACAAGATTTTTGGAAATACTTATTTATATATGTTGAAAATTGGAGAAGTTAGTGGAAGTATTGCCGAAAGATTGGAAGATATTTCAAAATCTTTGGAATTTGATTTAGCAAACCAGAAGAAATTAGGAGGAATATTAGTTTATCCAATAGTTGTTATAAGTTTAACCCTTATAATAGTAACTTTTTTACTGACTTTCATACTTCCAAATTTCATTACAATTTTTGAAGAAAACCAAGTTGAACTACCTTTAATAACAAGAATTTTATTATTTATTTCAAGGAACTTTCACTATATTTTACTATTTATAATAGCTTTAATATTAATAATATTTTTTACAAATATGTATATAAACAATAATAAGTTAATGAGAATAAAAAAAGATAAATGGCTTTTAAATATGAAGTTATTTGGGGAGTTAAGAAAACTCTCTTTGAGTTCAGATTTATACCATTCATTCTCTATTCTTCTAAGTGTAGGAATAGGTATAATTGAAAGTGTAGACATTTTGTATATGAACAATAATAATTATTATATAAAAGAAAATTTATTAGAGGTCAAAAAATCATTGTTAGCAGGAAATAATATAGCAACTGCTTTAAAAAAATTAAATTTATATGATGAGAGATTTTCAATTTTAATTACTGCTGGTGAAGAAAGTGGTTATCTATCAGAAAATTTATTACAGATTTCAAAAATATTAAAACAAGATTTTGAATATAAACTAAAAAAGTTGATGTCATTACTCGAACCTTTGGTAGTAGTATTTTTAGGACTTATTGTAGCTTTTGTTGTTGTGGCTATATATTTGCCAATACTATCAATAGGAGATGTATTTAGTCAATAAAAAATTATTAAAATTAAACAATAGTTTTATGTAAAAGTAATAAGTGAACTGCAAATGACGAATTTTATCGTAAAATGCTATGCTAGTGAGCATTAATAAAAGCAACTGTTTGAGTTGATTTATCAACGAGTTTTGCTTTTTAGTGAACGATTAGCATTTCAGATTAAAAATTCAGTCTCAGCAGGAGCTATTTACTTTTATCATAATAATTTTAGGAGGGAATGGTATGAAAAATCGTGGTTTTTCTTTAATTGAAATCGTTGTAGCAGTGGCAATAATGGGGATATTATCAGGAATTGTAGGCTTACAGTTAAGAAGTTATATTGCAAAATCAAAAGATACAAAAGCAGTTGCGACACTTAATACTTTGCGTGTAGCTGCACAGCTTTATCAACTAGAAAATGAAAGCCCCTTAATTGAAGATAGTTCAAAATATGAAGATAAAGAAGAAATTAAAAAAGCATTAGAAAAGCTAGAACCTTATCTTGATAATAATGCAAAAGCAATAATAAAAGAACCTGAAATGGCAATAGGTGGTTCAAGAGAAGTTAAATCAAATGGAGATTTAGGAAAAATTAAATATGGAGGAAAAGTAAAAATTACTTTTAAAGATCCAAATGGGAATAATAGTGATGATGGCTACTATATGTGGCTAAAACAAGATGATGGGACAGAAAACGGAGATATAAAGGGAAATAAATGGATAGAATTTTAATAATATTACTATATATTCTATTATTTTTAGTTATGTATATAGATATTAATAAAAAATATATTCCTAATATTTTAAATTTTTCTATTCTAGTTCTTTCTATATTTATATGTGGTATAGATAAAATTAATAGTTTCTTTATAGGGGCATCTTGTTACACTCTACCAATTTTAGTTTTCTATGGTTATATATCCGATATTTTGAAGAAAGAAGTCTTTGGTTTTGGCGATATAAAATTGATAATTTCTTTAGGAGGACTTCTATATCTGGGAGAGATAAATATTTTTTTACAAATTTATGTATTTTATCTTTTAGTATTTTCATTAGCGACCCTTTATATTATTATCTATATAGTTGTAAGTTATTGTAGAAATAAACCAGTGAAGATTAGAGGTGTAGAGTTAGCATTTGCCCCTTATATATGTTTAGCCTTTATTATTATTTATAATTTTAATTTAATAGAAAGAATAATTGAGAGGATATTATGAATAAAAATAAAGCTTTCTCCTTAATGGAAGTCATAGTTTCAGTTTTTATTTTAATTTTAGTTTTAATACCAAGTGTAAAATTGAATATACAACAGATAAAAACATATTCTAGAATAAGAAATGCTGATAGTGAGTTACATTTTTTTACTTCTTTAAACAATTATTTAAAGGGAGAAAATATAACAAACTCTCACTTAGAATTTAATAA includes the following:
- a CDS encoding type II secretion system protein, with product MNKNKAFSLMEVIVSVFILILVLIPSVKLNIQQIKTYSRIRNADSELHFFTSLNNYLKGENITNSHLEFNNYTDFITTFNNFGNSFQNLKNKNFNLIIDIEKTEVDFSNRKEKANLIKVEYRGDKKIYKNTLLKFEE
- a CDS encoding YbaN family protein; this translates as MENLKKKIYICIGFLAVGLGIVGAFLPVMPTVPFLLVALFCFERSSKKYHDMILNNKYFGKVLRDYYEGRGLTTSVKIKAVLFLSCGMGFSVYRVHNLHLRIMLVLIWAGVALHIILLKTKPKEK
- a CDS encoding type II secretion system protein; amino-acid sequence: MKNRGFSLIEIVVAVAIMGILSGIVGLQLRSYIAKSKDTKAVATLNTLRVAAQLYQLENESPLIEDSSKYEDKEEIKKALEKLEPYLDNNAKAIIKEPEMAIGGSREVKSNGDLGKIKYGGKVKITFKDPNGNNSDDGYYMWLKQDDGTENGDIKGNKWIEF
- a CDS encoding Mrp/NBP35 family ATP-binding protein — protein: MIPKDAPKVSEDKNIKNVIAVMSGKGGVGKSTVTTLLAKELRKKGYSVGVLDADITGPSIPRLMNVSNQKMITDGKNMYPVVTEDGIEIVSINLMIDENEPVVWRGPVIAGAVMQFWNEVVWSDLDYLLIDMPPGTGDVPLTVMKSFNIKGLIMVSVPQDMVSMIVTKAIKMARKMGKNIIGLIENMSYITCDCCDNKIYLTDENDTQTFLKENDVELLGELPMTKQIAKLTKGESEYPEETFSKIADRVIEKVKEL
- a CDS encoding GNAT family N-acetyltransferase, which codes for MVREAVKEDLDELLNLYLFLHEKNIPKKSEYLENTWKTIIEDINHHIIVNEINGKIVSSCVCVIIPNLTRNIRPYALIENVVTNDEYRGKGYATECLNYAKKIAIKNNCYKMMLLTGTKNENTVAFYKSAGYNSDDKIAFIQWLE
- a CDS encoding prepilin peptidase; amino-acid sequence: MDRILIILLYILLFLVMYIDINKKYIPNILNFSILVLSIFICGIDKINSFFIGASCYTLPILVFYGYISDILKKEVFGFGDIKLIISLGGLLYLGEINIFLQIYVFYLLVFSLATLYIIIYIVVSYCRNKPVKIRGVELAFAPYICLAFIIIYNFNLIERIIERIL
- a CDS encoding S8 family peptidase, translating into MRVRLAKEDKNSNYKVSLSDISKEKDFIKILEDYNIQYKKTEYFKDFFMYKLIDINSKFIMILQEKASNFIKYIEPVSIYSLPLQIDDESGEVPVIYPEENKNYITLGVIDNGIAHIKYLDPWIKRVHTRFLKKDTSTTHGTFVSGIALYGDKLENREMVKNEGFYLLDATVLSATTIEEDDLLQNIALAIKENHKKVKIWNLSLSVKLAIEEDTFSDFGVVLDHLQKTYGVLIFKSGGNGGNFMKKLPKGKLYHGSDSLLSVVVGAINDERYASNYSRVGLGPKGTIKPDLASYGGELLLGDNGEMIMKGVKSFSRNGNIASSSGTSFATARISSLAAIIYQNICKDFKDFSDFNPTLLKALIIHSAKNTDRNLSMEEIGYGIPATSTEILSYFKNENIKIFNGVMEKNEKFELDASFFDFKKDIKVKITLIYDTEFDYLQNGEYIKSDIKIKNISEAGRNLTRKFEGILARNKKIELYSDNDIKKNYTLIVEKLN
- a CDS encoding NAD(P)H-dependent oxidoreductase codes for the protein MKKVLVISGHPDLENSTANKAIIESLTKKMPEITIHRLDKAIKNDNFDIEKEQEQLLQYDTYVFVSPFHWFYCSSLMKKWIDNVFSESFFQGGKIKGKNIVFSFTTGAPAEIYSHDGLLKHTVEELTLAISSIALYTGMNKLGYVVSNDMNFCTKEHGNERLQEVLKKAEKHADKIIELVK
- a CDS encoding type II secretion system F family protein, with the protein product MKNKKEKILFFTNELAIMLKSGLTFTTAIEIILKEEKDKNFKDVLKKIHKNLIAGKSIFESFKNFDKIFGNTYLYMLKIGEVSGSIAERLEDISKSLEFDLANQKKLGGILVYPIVVISLTLIIVTFLLTFILPNFITIFEENQVELPLITRILLFISRNFHYILLFIIALILIIFFTNMYINNNKLMRIKKDKWLLNMKLFGELRKLSLSSDLYHSFSILLSVGIGIIESVDILYMNNNNYYIKENLLEVKKSLLAGNNIATALKKLNLYDERFSILITAGEESGYLSENLLQISKILKQDFEYKLKKLMSLLEPLVVVFLGLIVAFVVVAIYLPILSIGDVFSQ
- a CDS encoding GspE/PulE family protein; translated protein: MGNSSEKIEKYFKKTINSTMNNNKNSYIEDIEELFIRENVNSNKGIFSILLEAIKFSASDIHIEALTDKIRIRYRINGILKEVAEIDKSFLSSIVSKLKILSSLDIVEKRKPQDGRFSLKYKGREIDFRTSIMPTMNGEKIVIRILDKFNYNFTLEDLYLSEENKKIFYKAINQNTGIILVNGPTGSGKSSTLYSILKYKNREEVNISTVEDPIEYQIEGINQVQCRNEIGLGFATILRALLRQDPDILMVGEIRDKETAEIAVKASLTGHLVFSTLHSNDSLGCINRLVNLGIDNYLLSLVLQMVVSQRLVRKLCPHCKKEDENYKEKLKSLNLSEEKYKDIKFYTSGGCEKCMGTGYIGRIPVFEIIYFDDILKDMLAQKKEIKQNFKTLLDDAMDKAKEGLTSLDEIMRQL